One genomic window of Conexivisphaerales archaeon includes the following:
- a CDS encoding alanine--glyoxylate aminotransferase family protein, with translation MSFYPRRKLVMLPGPTNVPDRVQLAMLKAIINHRGSDFRPLLKSIKGKLQKVLETNADIVVLSSSGTGAVEAAVKNIVKPHDNVIVPVFGEFSQRLAEQAAEENANVITVNSNPGSAPSVQAIEDAAKKAGKVKAIFVVYNDTSPGTTYRWLERLSSVASSFDAFLVADSISIVGGDELPQDKWGIDMVVGAAQKCLAAPPGVAFVSVSERLKKYLATNRPTTTYFDLNKYMEFGEKGETPFTPALPLFYAFDEALSMVLEEGMPARINRHRITARAFYDALGFAGLNPFVEESVRSNVVVTIAYPSGVDDLEFRGIVEDKFNVILAGGFGPLKGKIFRIGNMGEVSKSHVLTTLNAIASSLNLLGHQVDTSAILKLAEDRMKELKVQPQLKVQG, from the coding sequence TTGAGTTTTTATCCAAGACGTAAACTTGTGATGTTACCAGGCCCAACAAACGTACCTGATAGAGTCCAGCTTGCTATGCTTAAGGCAATAATAAACCACAGAGGTTCTGATTTCAGACCCCTTCTGAAGTCGATAAAGGGTAAGCTTCAAAAGGTTCTCGAAACGAACGCAGATATAGTGGTTCTGTCCTCTTCAGGGACAGGAGCTGTGGAGGCTGCAGTCAAGAATATAGTCAAGCCTCATGACAATGTTATAGTTCCTGTATTCGGTGAATTCAGTCAGAGGCTGGCTGAGCAGGCTGCAGAGGAGAATGCAAACGTCATAACAGTGAATTCGAATCCTGGCTCAGCCCCGAGCGTTCAGGCTATAGAGGATGCAGCGAAGAAAGCAGGTAAGGTGAAAGCAATATTCGTAGTTTACAACGATACATCTCCAGGCACAACCTATCGCTGGCTTGAGAGGCTCTCATCAGTAGCTTCATCGTTCGATGCCTTTCTTGTGGCTGATTCTATATCGATAGTTGGTGGAGATGAACTGCCCCAGGACAAATGGGGTATAGATATGGTTGTCGGGGCTGCGCAGAAGTGTCTTGCAGCGCCTCCTGGAGTTGCCTTTGTCTCGGTCAGTGAAAGGCTGAAGAAATACCTTGCAACCAACAGACCCACAACGACTTACTTTGATTTGAACAAGTACATGGAGTTCGGGGAAAAGGGTGAAACACCGTTCACCCCAGCACTGCCTCTATTCTACGCTTTTGATGAAGCGCTTTCCATGGTGCTGGAAGAGGGGATGCCAGCAAGGATAAACAGGCATAGAATCACTGCCAGAGCTTTTTACGATGCGCTCGGCTTCGCGGGATTGAATCCGTTTGTTGAAGAGAGTGTAAGGTCTAACGTAGTTGTGACGATAGCCTACCCGAGCGGGGTTGATGACCTGGAGTTCAGGGGGATTGTTGAAGACAAGTTTAACGTGATCCTAGCTGGGGGCTTCGGACCTCTGAAGGGAAAGATCTTCAGAATAGGCAACATGGGAGAGGTATCAAAGAGCCATGTTCTGACTACACTGAACGCAATAGCCTCATCTCTGAACCTGCTGGGCCATCAGGTAGATACTTCCGCAATTCTCAAGCTTGCAGAGGACAGGATGAAGGAGCTGAAGGTCCAGCCACAGCTGAAGGTTCAGGGATAA
- a CDS encoding nicotinamide-nucleotide adenylyltransferase, which yields METSLFVGRFQPLHLGHVAAIEYALSKSDRLVIAVGSAEKSYELRNPFTAGERIEMLYSVLASKKLLERVVTITVPDVDNHLLWVPLVRSLAPSFSRVFSNDPLTILLFRNEGYAVEEVPLYRREELMATEVRRRMAEGVNWSRLVPKEVYDFVRKIRGEERVRILFEQSKLNSSNAGSSNSNDKNNNLTKT from the coding sequence TTGGAGACTTCTCTGTTCGTAGGCAGGTTCCAGCCTCTTCACCTGGGCCATGTTGCTGCTATAGAATATGCACTCAGCAAGAGTGACAGGCTTGTGATAGCTGTCGGGAGCGCGGAAAAGAGCTACGAGCTTCGCAACCCTTTCACAGCGGGGGAAAGGATAGAGATGCTCTATTCTGTACTGGCTTCAAAGAAGCTTCTGGAGAGGGTCGTAACCATAACGGTGCCCGATGTAGATAACCATCTCCTCTGGGTTCCTCTTGTAAGGTCGCTCGCCCCATCGTTCAGCAGGGTGTTTTCGAACGACCCTCTCACAATTCTTCTATTCAGAAATGAAGGATATGCGGTAGAAGAGGTGCCGCTTTACAGAAGGGAAGAGCTGATGGCTACTGAAGTTAGGAGAAGGATGGCGGAGGGGGTCAACTGGTCAAGGCTGGTTCCAAAGGAGGTGTACGACTTCGTCAGGAAGATAAGAGGTGAAGAGAGAGTCAGAATCCTCTTCGAACAGTCCAAATTAAATTCATCCAATGCAGGCAGTAGTAACAGCAATGATAAAAATAATAATCTGACAAAAACTTAA
- the rtcA gene encoding RNA 3'-terminal phosphate cyclase — MQKQKDKDLIVIDGSFGEGGGQILRTALLLSIAMGKGFEISNIRAKRPKPGLLHQHLAAVNAFTKVTSSTVLGGELGSTNLRFIPGKVVADKVRIDVGTAGSITLILATLLPALSISGAEVSIQITGGTDTKWSPTYDYFENVVLQLYNRIGVRTSSRLVKRGYYPAGGGEVSAEIHRSEKLFGLKSIEKQDKVVRGRSVCSILPLQVAERQAESARRLLQENGIMVDDIEVRRDPASSPGTAIALWHVDAASGIFVGSDAVGERGLLAEEVGRRAAVAFVRARRAPLDPHIADVAIPLLALAHETSEIVFPEVTGHIRSNIYTAELFTKRRFELLEGKELAKLCIY; from the coding sequence ATGCAGAAGCAGAAGGACAAAGACCTCATAGTGATAGATGGGTCTTTTGGAGAAGGAGGGGGCCAGATACTCAGGACAGCACTCCTTCTTTCTATCGCAATGGGAAAGGGGTTTGAGATATCGAACATAAGGGCGAAGAGGCCCAAGCCTGGGCTTCTGCACCAGCATCTAGCTGCAGTAAATGCCTTCACCAAGGTAACTTCGTCAACAGTTCTTGGAGGCGAGCTGGGAAGCACAAACCTCAGGTTCATCCCTGGAAAAGTTGTTGCTGATAAGGTCAGAATTGATGTTGGTACAGCGGGAAGCATAACTCTGATACTTGCCACTCTTCTGCCTGCACTGAGTATATCCGGGGCTGAAGTCAGCATTCAGATAACGGGAGGTACAGATACCAAATGGAGCCCAACCTATGATTACTTTGAAAATGTTGTACTGCAGCTCTATAACAGAATAGGTGTCAGAACAAGCAGCAGGCTGGTAAAGAGAGGTTATTACCCTGCCGGAGGGGGTGAAGTATCAGCAGAGATCCATAGGTCTGAAAAGCTCTTCGGTCTAAAGTCCATTGAGAAGCAAGATAAGGTGGTTAGAGGAAGAAGTGTCTGTTCTATCCTGCCTTTACAGGTTGCAGAGAGGCAGGCAGAATCAGCAAGGAGACTTCTGCAGGAGAACGGAATTATGGTTGATGACATAGAGGTGAGAAGAGATCCTGCTTCTTCTCCTGGCACTGCAATAGCTCTCTGGCATGTCGATGCTGCATCAGGTATCTTTGTCGGAAGTGATGCGGTCGGAGAAAGAGGTTTACTTGCAGAAGAAGTTGGCAGAAGAGCTGCAGTTGCTTTTGTCAGGGCGAGAAGAGCGCCGCTCGATCCCCATATAGCTGATGTGGCTATTCCTCTGCTAGCCCTAGCTCATGAAACATCAGAAATAGTATTTCCGGAGGTGACGGGGCATATAAGAAGCAACATATACACTGCCGAACTGTTCACAAAGAGAAGATTTGAACTGTTAGAAGGGAAAGAGCTGGCGAAGTTGTGCATTTATTGA
- a CDS encoding endonuclease V, which yields MATKFGDIVPFAKRLQFKLSELFEDEGIEADKIRYTLAIDAAYQQDRAVCVAVKYDTVTKKVTKKWTLQSSVFFPYVPSYFYLREAPPVIRLLDRIDEDYDLILIDAHGRLHPRRAGSATIIGVLASKPTIGIAKSRLIGRVEKMKEGVSEVTVKGEVLGYRIGKGGKAFFVSQGNMISKQEMLKFMKMREFEYPEELKVADSETKKFRMTP from the coding sequence GTGGCAACAAAGTTTGGAGATATAGTGCCTTTTGCGAAGAGGCTTCAATTCAAGCTTTCTGAGCTGTTTGAAGACGAGGGGATAGAGGCTGATAAGATTAGATACACCCTAGCAATAGATGCTGCATACCAGCAGGACAGAGCAGTATGCGTCGCGGTCAAGTATGATACTGTTACGAAGAAAGTGACAAAGAAATGGACCCTGCAGTCATCAGTGTTCTTCCCCTATGTACCGAGCTACTTTTACCTGAGAGAAGCCCCTCCTGTGATCAGGTTGCTCGACAGAATTGATGAAGATTATGACCTCATACTGATAGATGCCCATGGGAGGCTTCATCCCAGAAGAGCAGGATCCGCTACAATTATCGGAGTGTTGGCATCAAAACCAACTATCGGAATTGCCAAGTCAAGGTTGATAGGTAGAGTGGAGAAAATGAAGGAAGGAGTATCAGAGGTTACTGTGAAAGGAGAGGTGCTTGGCTACAGGATAGGGAAAGGGGGTAAGGCTTTCTTCGTTAGCCAGGGAAATATGATATCAAAGCAGGAGATGCTGAAATTCATGAAAATGAGAGAATTCGAATACCCTGAAGAGCTGAAGGTTGCTGATTCTGAAACAAAGAAGTTCAGAATGACTCCATAG
- a CDS encoding adenylyltransferase/cytidyltransferase family protein produces MFHISEQREAFIKRVLGFIFATSLQRNCKLQDIADSFYLSKGEAEQLISQLKDEGLIKMNDAITLTEDGRKRIKVVLTGGVFDIIHRGHIYTLSKAKELGDVLVVVVARDKIVQKLRGKPALNSEKDRAELVRSIRYVDAAVLGSEEDPLGAMYSVRPDVIAIGYDQKHDEREIETKANQNGMKVQVKRLDSPVPNMKSTDIKQKKEAMESF; encoded by the coding sequence TTGTTTCATATTTCAGAGCAAAGGGAAGCATTCATTAAGAGAGTTCTTGGGTTCATATTTGCTACATCGTTGCAGAGGAATTGCAAACTGCAGGATATTGCAGATTCCTTCTATCTCTCAAAAGGAGAAGCTGAACAGCTAATCAGCCAGCTGAAAGATGAAGGGTTGATCAAAATGAACGATGCCATAACTTTAACAGAAGATGGCAGAAAAAGGATAAAAGTCGTCCTTACTGGAGGGGTCTTCGACATAATACACAGGGGCCATATCTACACTCTGAGCAAAGCCAAAGAACTAGGTGACGTGCTGGTGGTTGTAGTTGCCAGAGACAAGATAGTGCAGAAGTTGAGAGGCAAACCAGCATTAAATTCAGAGAAAGATAGAGCAGAGCTTGTTAGAAGCATAAGGTATGTGGATGCTGCAGTCCTAGGAAGCGAAGAAGACCCGTTGGGTGCCATGTACTCAGTCAGACCTGACGTTATCGCCATAGGCTACGACCAGAAGCATGACGAGAGGGAGATAGAAACCAAGGCGAACCAGAACGGAATGAAAGTTCAAGTGAAGAGGCTTGATAGTCCTGTACCGAATATGAAGAGCACAGACATAAAGCAGAAGAAAGAAGCTATGGAGTCATTCTGA
- a CDS encoding 50S ribosomal protein L15e → MYSYISRTYQQELKEYSAELRRRLIGWRRGPRVVRVDKPTRLDRARALGYKAKQGIVVLRVRVARGGMRMKRPVSGRRPKHLGTVKIKGNLSEKKVAIQRAEARYPNLWALGSYFLAKDGRFSWYEVVMVDPHHPAIRSDVEFKKRLPAKL, encoded by the coding sequence ATGTACAGCTACATTTCCCGCACCTATCAGCAGGAGCTAAAAGAATACTCTGCGGAGCTCAGGAGAAGACTGATAGGATGGAGAAGAGGCCCAAGGGTTGTTAGGGTTGATAAGCCTACAAGGCTGGATAGAGCCAGAGCACTTGGCTACAAAGCGAAGCAGGGGATAGTTGTTCTCAGAGTTAGGGTAGCAAGGGGCGGAATGAGAATGAAAAGACCAGTTTCAGGCAGAAGGCCCAAGCACCTCGGCACTGTAAAGATAAAAGGAAACCTCTCGGAGAAGAAGGTAGCTATACAAAGGGCAGAAGCCAGATATCCCAACCTGTGGGCTCTTGGCTCATATTTCTTGGCCAAGGATGGTCGTTTTAGCTGGTACGAGGTGGTTATGGTTGACCCTCACCACCCTGCCATAAGGTCTGACGTGGAATTCAAGAAGAGGCTTCCAGCAAAGTTATAG
- a CDS encoding hydroxyacid dehydrogenase translates to MNSHKILVSDEIVEEAIELLRRNSFDVTYKPDATHEELASLVQDAEGLIVRSRSKVTKDVIARGSKLRIIARAGVGLDNIDLQEAQARGIKVVNAPDSLTNAVAEHSIALMLSVARSIPLAHHRMLRGEWPKSSLMGEELTGKVLGIVGFGRIGRRLAELAQPFRMKILTYDIIVPKEEVLKQFGAELVSLNALLERSDFISLHVPSTPETVKMISYEQFRRMKNSCILVNTSRGEVIDEAALIQALKEKRIRGAALDVFQTEPPKNEELFRLDNLVLTPHIAGQTAEAQLAAGMSVANQLIEFFR, encoded by the coding sequence TTGAATTCTCATAAGATTCTGGTCAGCGACGAGATAGTAGAAGAAGCGATAGAGTTGCTTCGCAGGAACTCTTTTGATGTTACTTACAAACCTGATGCAACTCATGAAGAGCTGGCCTCTCTGGTTCAGGATGCGGAGGGGCTGATAGTAAGGAGCAGGAGCAAGGTTACGAAGGATGTTATTGCAAGAGGCTCGAAGCTCAGAATAATAGCAAGAGCAGGGGTTGGCCTAGATAACATAGACCTGCAGGAGGCGCAGGCAAGAGGGATAAAGGTGGTTAACGCTCCTGATTCTCTGACAAATGCGGTAGCTGAACATTCTATTGCCTTGATGCTCTCAGTTGCCAGAAGCATACCTCTGGCTCATCACAGAATGCTGAGAGGGGAATGGCCGAAATCCAGCCTCATGGGGGAGGAGCTGACTGGCAAAGTTCTGGGTATAGTTGGGTTTGGCAGGATAGGGAGGAGGCTTGCGGAACTTGCCCAGCCGTTCAGGATGAAGATACTTACATACGACATAATAGTGCCGAAGGAGGAAGTTCTGAAACAGTTTGGAGCAGAGCTGGTATCACTTAATGCCCTCCTGGAAAGGTCAGACTTCATCTCTCTGCACGTCCCTTCTACCCCTGAAACCGTGAAGATGATAAGCTATGAACAATTCAGAAGGATGAAGAATTCGTGCATACTGGTCAATACATCTAGGGGCGAAGTAATAGACGAAGCAGCTCTGATACAGGCGCTGAAGGAGAAGAGAATAAGAGGTGCGGCTCTTGATGTATTCCAGACAGAGCCACCGAAGAACGAAGAATTGTTCAGGCTTGACAATTTGGTGCTCACACCCCACATAGCCGGGCAGACTGCAGAAGCTCAGCTTGCAGCTGGTATGTCTGTTGCCAATCAGCTGATAGAATTTTTCAGGTAG
- a CDS encoding FAD-dependent oxidoreductase: protein MKVKKVVVIGCGLAGVAAAEAARANDRELQITVIDESSNAPYSRCGLPYVISGRVSPQDLRLKDRSFFESSSIRYISGRKVALIDRQKKRVILDNREGVEGEEYDKLIIATGSSKQIPNIPGSNKRGLYTLFTLEDAEEVKKAAKNSKSAIVVGSGPVAIIVSEQLAGMKVKTILVSENRLLEGILDSNVSLLVTSILEEQDIDVIAGKQVKNFVGFDRVQGIVLDGQVLTADIVLLTGYLQPSTQLARECGLKLSKSGRIVIDKRASTSDEDIFAAGDCSEIYSSILQEEIPLQQASLALRSGIVAGTNAAGGSITLSEVVSNISFRLDGVDVCSVGITEEEAEQRGIRAKSYESTEYQFASYYPGGKQLYSRLVVKEGGILIGAQLVGPSAAAWGNLLSMMISHSLPLSYLADLETSFSPLTQPYWPSPVIAAKSFEM from the coding sequence ATGAAGGTTAAGAAAGTTGTCGTTATAGGCTGCGGTTTGGCAGGTGTGGCTGCAGCTGAGGCAGCCAGAGCTAATGATAGAGAACTGCAGATAACAGTGATAGACGAATCATCAAACGCACCATACTCAAGGTGTGGCTTGCCATATGTTATATCAGGCAGGGTCTCGCCTCAGGACCTCAGGCTGAAAGACAGAAGCTTCTTTGAATCATCATCTATCAGGTACATATCTGGAAGGAAAGTCGCTCTAATCGACAGGCAGAAGAAAAGGGTCATCCTGGATAATAGGGAAGGAGTTGAAGGAGAAGAGTACGATAAACTGATCATTGCCACGGGCTCTTCGAAGCAGATTCCTAACATCCCTGGCTCAAACAAGAGAGGTCTTTACACACTTTTTACCCTTGAGGATGCAGAAGAGGTCAAGAAGGCAGCAAAGAACTCCAAATCAGCCATAGTTGTAGGCTCTGGGCCAGTCGCTATTATTGTCTCAGAGCAGCTGGCAGGGATGAAGGTCAAGACCATTCTTGTAAGTGAGAATAGGCTTCTTGAAGGCATACTAGATTCGAATGTCAGTCTGCTTGTAACATCAATCTTAGAAGAGCAGGATATAGACGTGATAGCTGGTAAGCAGGTCAAGAATTTCGTCGGTTTCGATAGGGTGCAGGGAATCGTTTTAGATGGGCAAGTATTGACTGCAGACATCGTTCTACTTACAGGTTACCTGCAACCCAGCACACAACTGGCTAGGGAATGCGGTCTGAAGCTGAGCAAGTCTGGCAGGATAGTCATAGATAAAAGAGCCAGCACATCTGATGAAGATATTTTTGCTGCCGGTGACTGCAGCGAAATCTATTCTTCTATTCTTCAGGAGGAGATTCCTCTGCAGCAGGCTTCGCTCGCTCTCAGGTCAGGTATAGTTGCAGGGACAAACGCTGCAGGAGGCTCCATTACTCTGTCAGAGGTAGTTTCGAACATATCTTTCAGGCTGGATGGTGTAGACGTCTGCTCTGTAGGGATAACAGAGGAGGAGGCTGAGCAGAGGGGAATCAGAGCTAAATCATACGAATCCACAGAATACCAGTTTGCCAGCTATTACCCAGGGGGCAAGCAGCTGTATTCTAGGCTTGTTGTAAAGGAAGGCGGAATACTGATAGGTGCTCAGCTTGTCGGTCCTTCGGCAGCTGCTTGGGGGAATCTGCTGTCCATGATGATATCTCACTCTCTACCGCTAAGCTATCTGGCAGACCTGGAAACAAGCTTCTCTCCTCTTACTCAACCATACTGGCCTTCTCCAGTCATTGCAGCAAAATCGTTTGAAATGTAG
- a CDS encoding redox-regulated ATPase YchF codes for MLVGLIGKPNTGKSSFFSAATLIDVPIANYPFTTIQPNVGIAYVLKKCVHEELGINDNPKNSLCISGVRHIPVKLVDVAGLIPDASKGLGLGNKFLDELRRADALIHVVDASGSTDKEGKAVEPGSHDPAEDVVFVEREYDYWMAGIIRKDWEKISHHTDQSRAFEELLEKLAGLGVGRADLAEAMRKVNPSGKRLQLWTDEDIMMLAVELRKLTKPILIAANKCDLPEAEKYISKLQGTGRLVIPTSAAAELLLKKASQKGLIEYMPGSSSFKIRDESKLTPEQLKALRSVEDKVLKKWGSTGVQKALNEAYFSLLGGVVVYPVEDENKFSDRSGNVLPDAYIMPRGSTAKDLAYRIHTELGEGFLYAIDAKRKQRLSAEYILKDGDVIRIVSTAKRG; via the coding sequence ATGCTGGTAGGGCTGATAGGCAAGCCGAACACTGGCAAGTCAAGTTTCTTCAGTGCTGCGACTTTGATCGATGTTCCCATTGCCAACTATCCATTCACTACGATTCAGCCGAACGTGGGAATAGCGTATGTGCTGAAGAAGTGTGTGCATGAAGAGCTCGGTATTAACGACAATCCGAAGAATTCTCTATGCATAAGCGGAGTAAGACATATTCCTGTGAAGCTGGTTGACGTAGCTGGCCTGATACCCGATGCATCAAAGGGATTAGGACTAGGAAACAAGTTTCTCGATGAACTGAGAAGGGCCGATGCCTTAATACATGTTGTGGATGCCTCTGGTTCAACAGATAAAGAAGGAAAGGCTGTCGAGCCTGGCTCTCATGACCCTGCGGAGGATGTAGTGTTTGTGGAAAGGGAATATGATTACTGGATGGCTGGTATAATCAGAAAGGACTGGGAGAAGATTTCCCACCACACTGATCAAAGCAGAGCCTTCGAGGAGTTGCTAGAAAAGCTTGCAGGGTTGGGTGTTGGAAGAGCTGACCTAGCAGAGGCGATGAGAAAGGTAAACCCATCTGGAAAGCGTCTCCAACTCTGGACGGATGAAGATATAATGATGCTAGCTGTTGAGCTGAGAAAACTGACAAAGCCTATACTCATAGCTGCGAACAAGTGCGATCTGCCAGAGGCTGAGAAATACATCAGTAAGCTGCAGGGGACAGGAAGGCTCGTCATACCAACTTCTGCCGCAGCAGAGCTTCTTTTGAAGAAGGCATCTCAAAAGGGTCTTATCGAATATATGCCAGGCTCATCCTCGTTCAAAATAAGGGATGAATCCAAACTAACACCTGAGCAACTGAAGGCGCTCAGGTCTGTTGAAGATAAGGTACTGAAGAAATGGGGCTCTACAGGAGTTCAGAAAGCTCTCAATGAAGCATACTTCAGCCTTCTGGGAGGGGTTGTTGTCTATCCTGTTGAAGATGAAAACAAATTCTCTGACAGGTCAGGAAATGTCTTGCCAGACGCTTACATCATGCCAAGAGGCTCCACAGCAAAGGACCTGGCATACAGAATACATACCGAACTTGGTGAAGGGTTTCTCTACGCTATAGATGCAAAGAGGAAACAGAGGCTCTCCGCTGAATACATACTAAAAGATGGGGATGTGATCAGAATAGTTTCAACAGCTAAGAGGGGGTAG
- a CDS encoding 30S ribosomal protein S3ae, giving the protein MPKRAPKVKDKWREKKWISVLAPKSFGSLEVAEIPVTSVENAVGRTVEATLFDLLKQDPQHYNIKLYFKIDKIDDSRAYTTFKGHEYSREFMKSLVRRGSSMVNFIGDYTTRDSYKVRVYVSAFTQGRVNSSKKSSIRKAADSVLKEKASTLTYDQFVQEVVLGKLGADIFAEAKKVTALRQLNIRKTKLIHAPAEQELAKAAPTPS; this is encoded by the coding sequence ATGCCGAAAAGAGCCCCCAAGGTCAAGGATAAATGGAGAGAGAAGAAATGGATTTCAGTCCTAGCTCCCAAATCATTCGGCTCTCTCGAGGTTGCAGAGATACCAGTTACCAGCGTGGAAAATGCTGTAGGCAGGACTGTGGAAGCAACTCTCTTCGACCTTCTAAAACAGGACCCCCAGCATTATAACATCAAGCTTTACTTCAAAATAGACAAGATAGATGATAGCAGGGCCTACACAACGTTCAAGGGGCACGAATATTCAAGAGAGTTCATGAAGAGCTTGGTAAGGAGGGGAAGTTCAATGGTCAATTTCATTGGTGATTACACTACAAGAGACTCGTACAAGGTGAGGGTTTATGTGTCTGCCTTCACTCAAGGAAGAGTTAACAGCAGCAAGAAGAGCTCGATAAGAAAGGCTGCAGATTCAGTGCTGAAAGAGAAGGCATCAACCTTGACATACGACCAGTTTGTGCAGGAAGTTGTGCTTGGAAAGCTTGGGGCTGATATCTTCGCGGAAGCGAAGAAGGTTACTGCTCTCAGGCAGCTGAACATAAGGAAGACAAAGCTGATTCATGCACCAGCTGAGCAAGAGCTGGCGAAGGCAGCACCTACCCCCTCTTAG
- the serS gene encoding serine--tRNA ligase — translation MLDFKFIRENRTLVESFLKKRRVDYPLDRLLELDVQRRAIIKELQELRHRRNVVTDQVASMKREGKDASSQILEMKEVGERISSLEAKLNSVEEELSVLEFRMPNVVLDSVPEGGSEEENVVIRSWGEIRQLTKPRDHIELGLQLELIDVEKAAQTSGARFYYLINDLVRLNHALIQYGLDFCTERGMKLLQPPYMLKGDVMKGAVDLAAFEDSIYKVEGEDLYLLTTSEHAILAFHMKEILDGKKLPFRYAGISPCFRKEAGAHGRDTKGIFRVHQFEKVEQFVFCKPEDSEKEHERLIKNAEDFFQSLGIPYRIVNICSGELGAPAAKKYDLEAWLPGQGKYREMVSASNCTDWQARRLGIKFRDKMGEEPQYAHTLNSTLVATERAMIAIMENYQSGEGFEVPRVLRKYLNGQEFIPAVKQ, via the coding sequence TTGCTAGACTTCAAATTCATAAGAGAGAACAGAACCCTTGTCGAATCGTTTCTGAAGAAGAGAAGGGTTGATTATCCTCTCGACAGGCTTCTCGAACTTGACGTTCAAAGAAGGGCAATAATAAAGGAGCTGCAGGAGCTGAGACACAGAAGAAATGTAGTGACAGATCAAGTAGCTTCGATGAAGAGGGAAGGGAAGGATGCAAGCAGTCAGATACTCGAGATGAAAGAAGTAGGTGAAAGGATATCATCTCTCGAGGCCAAGCTGAATTCTGTCGAGGAAGAGCTTTCTGTCCTTGAATTCAGGATGCCAAACGTTGTGCTCGATTCTGTTCCTGAGGGCGGTAGCGAAGAGGAGAATGTAGTGATAAGAAGCTGGGGAGAGATAAGGCAGCTTACCAAGCCGAGAGACCACATAGAGCTCGGTCTTCAGCTTGAGCTGATCGATGTCGAGAAGGCAGCTCAAACATCTGGAGCAAGATTCTACTATCTCATCAACGACCTGGTTAGGCTAAACCATGCTCTGATCCAGTACGGCCTTGACTTCTGCACAGAAAGGGGCATGAAGCTTCTTCAACCACCATACATGCTGAAGGGAGATGTAATGAAGGGAGCTGTAGACCTTGCTGCGTTTGAGGATTCAATATACAAAGTAGAGGGCGAAGACCTCTACCTTCTGACTACATCTGAGCATGCAATACTCGCCTTTCATATGAAGGAGATATTAGATGGAAAGAAGCTGCCGTTCAGATATGCTGGCATTTCTCCATGCTTCAGGAAAGAAGCAGGTGCTCATGGCAGGGATACAAAGGGAATATTCAGGGTTCATCAGTTTGAAAAGGTGGAGCAGTTCGTATTCTGCAAGCCTGAAGATTCGGAGAAGGAGCATGAAAGGCTGATAAAGAACGCGGAAGACTTCTTTCAGTCTCTGGGAATACCTTACAGAATTGTGAACATCTGCTCTGGAGAGCTAGGGGCTCCTGCAGCCAAGAAGTATGACCTTGAAGCATGGCTTCCCGGGCAAGGCAAGTACAGAGAGATGGTCTCAGCTTCAAACTGCACAGACTGGCAGGCCAGAAGGCTGGGAATAAAGTTCAGGGATAAAATGGGAGAAGAGCCACAGTATGCTCATACCCTCAACTCAACACTTGTAGCAACGGAGAGGGCGATGATAGCTATCATGGAGAACTATCAAAGCGGAGAAGGATTCGAGGTTCCCAGAGTTCTCAGGAAATATCTGAATGGTCAGGAGTTCATTCCTGCTGTAAAGCAATAA
- a CDS encoding KEOPS complex subunit Pcc1, which translates to MEISVNIDLKFNARKQAEAVYKSLLPDNVALPDSLSLDMRISDRVISVMLHSSSKPDTLISTADDVLKSCQLALQSIDAMGG; encoded by the coding sequence ATGGAAATTTCTGTGAATATAGACCTGAAGTTCAATGCAAGAAAACAGGCTGAAGCTGTTTACAAGTCGCTTCTACCTGACAACGTTGCCTTACCAGACTCGTTGAGCCTTGATATGAGAATCAGTGATAGGGTAATCTCTGTCATGCTGCATTCATCTTCAAAGCCAGATACACTTATTTCCACGGCAGATGATGTGCTGAAGTCATGCCAGCTAGCTCTGCAAAGCATAGATGCCATGGGTGGTTAG